A window of the Xiashengella succiniciproducens genome harbors these coding sequences:
- the fabD gene encoding ACP S-malonyltransferase: MAKAYVFPGQGAQFVGMGKDLYEQVPQAAEMFEKANEILGFRITDLMFEGTEEDLRQTKVTQPAIFLHSVILALTQGDKFKPDMTAGHSLGEFSALVAAGALSFEDGLRLVSQRAQAMQKACELEPSTMAAIVGLDDKIVEDACAEIDAVVVPANYNCPGQLVISGSIEGVDKACEKLTALGAKRALKLSVGGAFHSPLMEPARAQLAEAIEKTEIKKPICPVYQNVSAQPFTDPAKIKENLIAQLTAPVKWTQTVQNMLADGATHFTEIGPGKVLTGLIKKIDRNAECENIGSL, from the coding sequence ATGGCTAAAGCTTATGTATTTCCCGGTCAGGGAGCTCAATTCGTAGGCATGGGCAAGGACCTGTACGAACAGGTGCCCCAGGCAGCTGAAATGTTCGAAAAGGCCAATGAAATCCTGGGTTTCAGGATTACCGACCTGATGTTTGAAGGTACTGAGGAGGACCTTCGGCAAACCAAGGTTACCCAACCGGCAATCTTCCTTCATTCAGTTATTCTTGCTCTTACTCAAGGTGACAAATTCAAACCTGATATGACTGCAGGTCATTCATTGGGAGAGTTTTCAGCCCTTGTTGCAGCGGGTGCGCTGTCATTTGAAGACGGACTCCGTCTTGTTTCACAAAGGGCTCAGGCCATGCAAAAGGCTTGCGAACTTGAACCATCGACTATGGCTGCTATAGTAGGTCTCGACGACAAAATAGTTGAGGATGCCTGCGCTGAAATTGATGCCGTAGTGGTACCGGCCAATTACAACTGCCCTGGTCAGTTGGTAATCTCCGGCTCAATAGAAGGTGTTGACAAAGCCTGTGAAAAGCTCACTGCTCTTGGCGCAAAGAGGGCGCTGAAACTGTCTGTTGGTGGGGCTTTCCACTCTCCACTTATGGAACCAGCAAGGGCTCAACTGGCAGAGGCTATCGAAAAGACCGAGATAAAAAAGCCTATTTGTCCGGTATATCAAAATGTGTCAGCACAACCATTTACTGATCCGGCCAAGATTAAGGAAAACCTGATAGCACAACTTACAGCCCCTGTGAAGTGGACTCAGACAGTCCAAAACATGCTGGCTGACGGTGCTACTCACTTTACTGAAATCGGTCCCGGAAAGGTGCTTACAGGTCTTATCAAAAAG
- the rpsL gene encoding 30S ribosomal protein S12, with amino-acid sequence MPTIQQLVRKGRERIQYKSKSPALDSCPQRRGVCVRVYTTTPKKPNSAMRKVARVRLTNGKEVNAYIPGEGHNLQEHSIVLVRGGRVKDLPGVRYHLVRGALDASGVDGRSKSRSKYGTKRPKKK; translated from the coding sequence ATGCCAACAATTCAACAATTAGTAAGGAAAGGACGCGAAAGGATTCAGTACAAGAGCAAATCGCCGGCCCTGGACTCATGTCCTCAGCGCCGTGGGGTTTGTGTACGTGTGTACACCACTACACCAAAGAAGCCGAACTCGGCTATGCGTAAGGTGGCCAGGGTACGTCTTACCAACGGCAAGGAGGTTAATGCTTACATTCCGGGAGAAGGACACAACCTGCAAGAGCACTCAATCGTGCTTGTTCGCGGTGGTCGTGTAAAGGACCTTCCAGGTGTACGTTACCACTTAGTTCGTGGAGCACTTGATGCATCCGGAGTAGATGGTCGTTCCAAGAGCCGTTCAAAGTATGGAACTAAGCGTCCGAAGAAGAAGTAA
- the rpsG gene encoding 30S ribosomal protein S7, whose protein sequence is MRKSKPKKRVLLPDPKYNDTLVTQFVNNLMYDGKKSIAYSIFYSALDVVKEKTEKEGKSPLEIWKKALENITPNVEVKSRRVGGATFQVPTEIRPERKVSISMKNLILFARKRSGKSMAEKLSAEIIAAYNQEGGAFKKKEDMHKMAEANRAFAHFRF, encoded by the coding sequence ATGAGGAAAAGTAAACCAAAAAAGAGGGTATTACTACCCGATCCAAAGTACAATGATACTTTGGTAACACAGTTTGTTAACAACCTGATGTACGATGGAAAGAAATCGATTGCATATTCGATTTTTTACTCTGCACTTGATGTTGTAAAAGAAAAGACAGAGAAAGAAGGAAAGAGTCCTCTTGAAATCTGGAAGAAAGCTCTTGAGAATATTACTCCTAATGTAGAGGTTAAGAGCCGCCGTGTTGGAGGTGCAACTTTCCAGGTTCCCACCGAAATCAGACCGGAGCGTAAGGTATCCATCAGTATGAAGAATTTGATTCTCTTTGCGCGTAAGAGAAGTGGTAAGTCAATGGCAGAAAAGCTGTCAGCTGAGATCATTGCCGCATACAACCAGGAAGGTGGCGCATTTAAGAAGAAGGAAGATATGCATAAGATGGCAGAAGCTAACCGAGCATTTGCCCACTTCAGGTTTTAA
- the fusA gene encoding elongation factor G, which yields MAKDLKHLRNIGIMAHIDAGKTTTTERILFYTGLTHKIGETHDGSAVMDWMEQEQERGITITSAAITTRWKYNNEEYQINIIDTPGHVDFTVEVERSLRVLDGAVALFCAVGGVEPQSETVWRQADKYNVPRIGFVNKMDRSGANFYEVVRQIQEILGANPVPVQIPIGAEETFRGVVDLIDNKAIIWYDDDVLGQRYELEDIPADMVDEVAEWRGKLVEAVAEYDDELLERFFDDPDSITPEQLITVIRKAAIDLKIVPVMCGSAFRNKGVQRLLDGVIRFLPAPTDVPDIRGINPDTEKEEGREQTEEAPFTALAFKIATDPFVGRLAYIRVYSGKLDSGSYIYNTRSNRKERISRLYQMQSNRQVAIDSVSAGDICAGVGFKDIRTGDTLCDENHPIVLESMDFPDPVIGISVEPKSQKDMDKLSNALSKLAEEDPTFRVQMDPDSGQTVISGMGELHLEVILDRLKREFKVECNQGRPQVNYKEAIGASVEHREVFKKQTGGRGKFADIIVRISPIDEGHTGLQFVDLVKGGNIPKEFVPSVEKGFKTAMLNGVLAGYPVDNLKVELLDGSFHPVDSDQLSFEICARQAFRSACAKASPRMLEPIMRVEVVTPEEYMGDIIADFNKRRGQVEGMESKAGARVVKARVPLSEMFGYVTALRTISSGRATSSMEFSHYEEMSRSLAMDVVKEAKGQVELL from the coding sequence ATGGCAAAGGATCTAAAGCATTTAAGGAATATCGGGATTATGGCTCACATCGACGCCGGTAAGACTACTACTACCGAGCGTATTTTGTTTTATACAGGATTAACCCATAAGATCGGTGAAACCCACGACGGTTCGGCCGTTATGGACTGGATGGAACAAGAGCAGGAGAGAGGTATCACCATCACTTCAGCAGCTATTACAACCCGTTGGAAATATAATAACGAGGAATATCAGATCAATATAATTGACACCCCAGGTCACGTTGACTTCACTGTTGAAGTTGAACGTTCTCTTCGCGTATTGGACGGTGCTGTTGCACTTTTCTGCGCAGTAGGTGGTGTTGAACCTCAGTCTGAAACTGTTTGGCGTCAGGCCGACAAGTACAATGTACCCCGTATCGGTTTTGTCAACAAGATGGACCGTTCGGGTGCAAACTTTTATGAAGTAGTTCGTCAGATACAGGAAATCCTGGGTGCTAACCCTGTTCCTGTTCAAATACCTATCGGTGCCGAAGAAACATTCAGAGGCGTTGTTGACCTTATTGACAACAAGGCTATAATTTGGTATGACGATGATGTTCTTGGTCAACGTTACGAACTTGAGGACATCCCGGCTGATATGGTTGACGAAGTAGCTGAATGGCGCGGTAAGCTGGTTGAAGCAGTTGCCGAGTACGATGATGAATTGTTGGAAAGATTCTTTGATGATCCGGATTCAATCACCCCAGAACAGCTTATTACTGTAATACGTAAGGCCGCAATCGATCTTAAGATCGTTCCTGTTATGTGCGGTTCTGCATTCCGTAACAAGGGTGTGCAACGCCTGCTTGACGGTGTTATCCGTTTCCTACCTGCTCCAACTGACGTACCTGATATCAGGGGTATTAATCCTGATACTGAAAAGGAAGAAGGTCGTGAGCAGACAGAAGAAGCTCCATTTACTGCACTTGCATTTAAGATCGCTACTGACCCGTTTGTAGGTCGTCTGGCTTATATTCGTGTATATTCTGGTAAGCTTGATTCAGGATCATATATTTATAATACCAGGAGCAACAGGAAAGAGCGTATCTCACGTCTGTATCAGATGCAATCCAACAGACAGGTAGCTATCGACAGTGTATCTGCCGGTGATATCTGTGCTGGTGTAGGATTTAAGGATATTCGTACAGGTGATACTCTTTGCGATGAAAACCATCCTATAGTTCTTGAATCAATGGACTTTCCCGATCCAGTTATCGGTATCTCTGTTGAGCCTAAGAGCCAAAAGGATATGGACAAGTTGAGCAATGCACTGAGCAAGCTTGCTGAAGAAGACCCAACTTTCCGTGTACAGATGGATCCAGACAGTGGACAAACTGTAATCAGCGGTATGGGAGAGCTTCACCTTGAGGTTATCCTCGACCGTCTGAAACGTGAGTTTAAGGTTGAGTGTAATCAAGGTCGTCCGCAAGTTAACTACAAGGAAGCTATTGGTGCTTCTGTTGAACACCGCGAAGTGTTTAAGAAGCAAACCGGTGGTCGTGGTAAGTTTGCTGATATCATCGTTAGGATTAGCCCAATTGATGAAGGCCATACCGGACTTCAGTTTGTTGACCTTGTTAAGGGTGGTAATATTCCTAAGGAATTCGTACCATCAGTTGAGAAGGGGTTTAAAACTGCAATGCTCAATGGTGTATTGGCCGGTTATCCAGTTGACAACCTAAAGGTGGAACTTCTTGACGGTTCATTCCACCCGGTTGACTCAGACCAGTTGTCATTCGAAATCTGTGCCCGTCAAGCTTTCCGTTCAGCTTGTGCCAAGGCTTCACCACGAATGCTTGAACCTATTATGAGGGTTGAAGTAGTAACTCCCGAAGAGTATATGGGTGATATCATTGCCGATTTTAACAAGCGCAGAGGACAAGTTGAAGGTATGGAATCAAAGGCAGGAGCAAGAGTTGTTAAGGCTCGTGTACCTCTGTCTGAGATGTTCGGCTATGTTACTGCTTTGCGTACTATTTCATCAGGTCGTGCAACTTCCTCAATGGAGTTCTCTCACTACGAGGAAATGTCCAGATCTCTTGCTATGGACGTGGTAAAAGAAGCTAAAGGTCAGGTAGAATTATTATAA
- the rpsJ gene encoding 30S ribosomal protein S10, producing the protein MNQKIRIKLKSYDHNLVDKSAEKIVKTVKSTGAVVSGPIPLPTHKKVFTVLRSTFVNKKSREQFQLCSYKRLIDIYSSTAKTIDALMKLELPSGVEVEIKV; encoded by the coding sequence ATGAACCAAAAAATAAGAATTAAGCTAAAATCATACGATCATAATTTGGTGGACAAGTCTGCCGAAAAGATTGTAAAAACTGTAAAGAGTACCGGTGCAGTGGTAAGCGGACCTATTCCGCTTCCCACTCACAAGAAGGTATTCACTGTTTTACGTTCCACATTCGTTAACAAGAAATCCAGGGAGCAATTTCAACTCTGCTCATACAAGAGACTGATTGACATTTACAGCTCTACTGCGAAGACTATTGACGCGTTGATGAAACTTGAACTTCCCAGTGGAGTTGAAGTAGAGATTAAGGTTTGA
- the rplC gene encoding 50S ribosomal protein L3, translated as MPGLIGKKIGMTSVFSAEGKNVPCTVIEAGPCVVTQVKTVEQDGYEAIQLAFDEKREKSTSKPMMGHFQKAGSTPKAKLVEFSGFDKEFKLGDVVTVDLFTEDTFVDITGISKGKGFQGVVKRHGFGGVGGQTHGQHNRGRAPGSLGASSFPSRVFKGMKMAGRAGGDRVKVENLRVLKVIPENNLIVVKGSVPGANGSYLIIEM; from the coding sequence ATGCCAGGACTAATTGGAAAAAAAATCGGAATGACTTCCGTTTTCAGTGCCGAGGGTAAGAATGTACCATGCACTGTTATCGAAGCTGGCCCTTGCGTCGTAACTCAGGTTAAAACTGTAGAACAGGATGGTTATGAAGCCATCCAGCTTGCGTTCGACGAAAAGCGTGAAAAGAGTACCTCTAAGCCTATGATGGGACATTTCCAGAAGGCAGGTAGCACGCCAAAGGCCAAACTGGTTGAATTCAGCGGTTTTGATAAAGAGTTCAAACTAGGTGATGTAGTAACTGTTGACCTGTTTACAGAAGATACTTTTGTAGACATTACCGGAATCTCCAAAGGAAAAGGATTCCAGGGTGTTGTAAAACGCCATGGTTTTGGAGGTGTGGGTGGTCAGACTCACGGTCAGCATAACCGTGGTCGTGCACCGGGTTCATTGGGTGCTTCTTCTTTCCCTTCAAGAGTATTCAAGGGTATGAAAATGGCAGGTCGTGCCGGCGGTGACCGCGTTAAGGTTGAGAATTTGAGAGTGTTAAAAGTGATTCCCGAGAACAATCTGATTGTAGTTAAAGGATCGGTGCCGGGCGCTAATGGTTCATATCTAATTATTGAAATGTAA
- the rplD gene encoding 50S ribosomal protein L4, with translation MELNIVNIKGEDTGRKIELPDSIFALEPNDHAIYLDVKQYLANQRQGTHKAKERNEVAGSTRKIKKQKGTGTARAGSVLSPIFRGGGRIFGPRPRNYSFKLNKKLKQLARMSALSYKAVNNEIIVVEDFGMETPKTKEFNAIRKNLKIDDKRSLLVLSEGDRNIYLSARNLPRTEVAVASGLNTYSIMKAHRLVLTESSVEQIGKLLNK, from the coding sequence ATGGAACTGAACATAGTAAATATAAAAGGAGAAGATACCGGACGCAAGATTGAGTTACCTGATTCAATTTTTGCACTAGAGCCCAACGATCATGCCATTTATCTGGACGTAAAACAGTATTTGGCTAACCAGCGTCAGGGAACTCACAAGGCAAAGGAAAGGAACGAAGTTGCCGGTAGTACACGTAAGATCAAGAAGCAGAAAGGTACTGGTACAGCCCGTGCCGGTAGCGTGTTGAGCCCTATTTTCAGAGGAGGAGGTCGTATATTTGGTCCTCGTCCGAGAAACTATAGCTTCAAACTTAATAAGAAGCTAAAGCAACTTGCACGTATGTCTGCTTTGTCATATAAGGCAGTAAACAACGAAATCATTGTTGTTGAAGATTTCGGAATGGAAACTCCAAAGACTAAGGAGTTTAATGCAATCCGCAAGAATCTTAAGATTGATGACAAGCGTTCACTGCTGGTTCTGAGCGAAGGCGACCGCAATATTTATCTGTCAGCCCGCAATTTGCCCAGGACCGAGGTTGCTGTTGCATCCGGGCTTAATACCTATAGCATTATGAAAGCTCATCGTCTGGTTCTGACAGAGAGCTCTGTTGAGCAGATCGGTAAACTTTTAAATAAATAA
- the rplW gene encoding 50S ribosomal protein L23, protein MDIIIKPIVTEKMTHQGEALNRYGFVVKKDANKLQIKKAVEEMYNVTVAEVNTMRYAGKKKTRYTKSGIIEGATSSFKKAVVTLADGDKIDFYSNI, encoded by the coding sequence ATGGATATCATCATAAAACCGATAGTTACCGAAAAGATGACCCATCAGGGCGAGGCTCTGAACAGGTATGGCTTTGTTGTGAAGAAGGATGCAAACAAGCTCCAGATCAAGAAGGCTGTTGAGGAAATGTATAATGTTACTGTTGCTGAAGTCAATACAATGAGGTATGCCGGCAAGAAGAAGACAAGGTATACCAAAAGCGGAATTATTGAAGGTGCTACATCTTCATTCAAGAAAGCTGTTGTCACTTTGGCAGATGGAGATAAAATTGATTTTTATAGCAATATTTAA
- the rplB gene encoding 50S ribosomal protein L2: MAVRKLKPVTPGQRHKIIGAFDSITSSVPEKSLLRPIKKTGGRNNTGKMTMRYIGGGHKRKYRVIDFKRNKDGVPATVESIQYDPNRSSRIALLVYADGEKRYILAPNGLQVGQQVLSGSSIAPEIGNSLPLGEIPLGTIVHNIELYPGKGGAMARSAGTFAQLSAREGKYVVLRLPSGESRMVLTTCRATVGAVGNSDHALEKSGKAGRSRWLGRRPRTRGVAMNPVDHPMGGGEGRASGGHPRSRKGLLAKGYKTRKPKKASSKYILERKK; the protein is encoded by the coding sequence ATGGCAGTAAGAAAGCTAAAGCCCGTAACACCGGGGCAGAGACACAAGATTATTGGTGCATTTGACTCGATTACATCATCTGTACCAGAGAAATCCTTGTTGAGGCCTATTAAAAAGACCGGTGGTCGTAACAACACCGGTAAGATGACCATGCGTTACATCGGAGGCGGCCACAAAAGGAAGTATCGTGTAATCGACTTTAAGAGAAATAAAGACGGTGTACCTGCTACAGTAGAATCAATTCAGTACGACCCAAACAGAAGTTCTAGAATTGCTTTGCTGGTTTATGCAGACGGAGAAAAACGCTACATACTTGCACCAAATGGTTTGCAGGTAGGTCAGCAGGTACTTTCGGGTTCAAGTATTGCACCCGAAATTGGCAACTCTCTTCCTTTGGGAGAGATACCTTTGGGAACCATTGTTCATAACATTGAACTGTACCCTGGCAAGGGCGGAGCTATGGCACGCAGTGCCGGAACTTTTGCTCAATTATCTGCTCGTGAAGGGAAGTATGTTGTATTACGTCTTCCTTCCGGTGAATCCAGGATGGTACTTACAACCTGTCGTGCTACTGTCGGTGCTGTTGGTAACTCTGACCACGCACTTGAAAAGTCGGGTAAGGCAGGTAGAAGCAGATGGCTTGGACGTCGTCCTCGCACCCGTGGTGTCGCTATGAACCCCGTGGATCACCCAATGGGTGGTGGTGAAGGACGTGCTTCAGGAGGTCACCCACGCTCACGCAAGGGATTATTGGCTAAGGGATATAAGACCCGTAAGCCTAAGAAAGCTTCAAGTAAGTATATACTTGAAAGGAAAAAGTAG
- the rpsS gene encoding 30S ribosomal protein S19 gives MSRSLKKGPYIDYKLERKVFTMNDSGKKAVIKTWARASMISPEFVGHTIAVHNGNKFIPVYITENMVGHKLGEFAPTRTFRGHGGSKNR, from the coding sequence ATGAGCAGATCGTTAAAAAAAGGTCCTTATATAGATTATAAGCTGGAGCGCAAGGTTTTTACCATGAATGATTCCGGCAAGAAGGCAGTAATTAAGACCTGGGCCAGAGCTTCTATGATCTCACCTGAATTTGTGGGACATACTATAGCTGTACACAATGGTAACAAATTCATACCTGTTTACATTACCGAAAACATGGTTGGTCATAAACTGGGAGAATTTGCGCCGACCCGGACCTTCCGCGGTCACGGAGGCAGCAAGAATCGTTAA
- the rplV gene encoding 50S ribosomal protein L22 gives MGARKRITAEKRKETRKNLAYAKLRNVPTSPRKMRLVVDQIRGKDVNLALDILKFSTKEASRNVEKLLLSAIANWKEKNEGQRIEDASLYVKEASVDSGRILKRLRPAPQGRAHRIRKRSNHVTILVDSREKIQNQEI, from the coding sequence ATGGGTGCAAGAAAAAGAATAACAGCAGAAAAACGAAAAGAAACCAGGAAGAATCTGGCATATGCCAAGCTTCGAAATGTTCCCACCTCTCCCAGAAAAATGCGTTTGGTTGTGGATCAGATTCGTGGCAAGGATGTAAACCTGGCACTGGATATACTTAAGTTCTCTACAAAGGAAGCTTCACGCAACGTTGAGAAACTTCTATTGTCTGCAATTGCCAACTGGAAAGAGAAGAATGAAGGTCAACGTATCGAAGATGCAAGCCTCTATGTAAAGGAAGCATCTGTAGATTCAGGACGCATACTTAAGCGTTTGAGACCAGCTCCCCAAGGTCGTGCACACAGGATCCGTAAAAGATCCAATCATGTGACCATCCTTGTGGATAGCAGAGAAAAGATTCAAAATCAGGAAATTTAA
- the rpsC gene encoding 30S ribosomal protein S3 codes for MGQKVNPISNRLGIIRGWDSNWYGGKNYGEKLLEDSKIRKYLNARLAKASISRIIIERTLKLITITVYTARPGIIIGKGGQEVDKLKEELKKITDKEVQINIFEVKRPEVDAIIVANNVARQLEGRVAYRRAIKMAIASTMRMGAEGIKIQISGRLNGAEMARSETYKEGRIPLHTFRADIDYARSEALTKTGLIGIKVWICKGEIYGKPDLSPNFTVAESGNQGGRRHAGGGNERGFRKKRK; via the coding sequence ATGGGACAAAAAGTAAATCCAATAAGTAACAGGTTAGGAATTATCCGCGGATGGGATTCCAACTGGTATGGCGGAAAGAACTACGGCGAGAAATTGCTGGAGGATTCTAAGATCCGTAAGTATCTGAACGCGCGTTTGGCCAAGGCCAGCATTTCGCGTATCATCATTGAACGTACTCTTAAGTTGATAACTATTACAGTTTATACTGCCCGTCCAGGTATCATCATTGGTAAAGGTGGTCAGGAAGTAGACAAACTGAAGGAAGAGCTTAAGAAGATCACTGACAAGGAAGTACAAATCAATATCTTCGAAGTTAAGCGCCCTGAAGTGGATGCTATCATCGTAGCTAATAACGTAGCTCGTCAGCTTGAAGGCCGTGTGGCTTATCGTCGTGCAATCAAGATGGCAATAGCTTCTACTATGAGGATGGGGGCTGAAGGAATCAAGATCCAAATCTCAGGCCGTCTTAACGGTGCTGAAATGGCTCGTTCTGAAACTTACAAGGAAGGTCGTATTCCTCTCCATACCTTCCGTGCTGATATTGATTATGCACGAAGCGAAGCTCTCACAAAAACCGGTTTGATCGGTATTAAGGTGTGGATCTGTAAGGGTGAGATTTACGGTAAACCCGATTTGTCTCCCAACTTTACAGTAGCCGAATCAGGTAACCAAGGTGGTCGCAGACATGCCGGTGGTGGTAATGAAAGAGGCTTCAGAAAGAAAAGAAAGTGA
- the rplP gene encoding 50S ribosomal protein L16, giving the protein MLQPKKVKYRRQQKGKMKGNAQRGYELAFGSFGIKSLQSKWITGRQIEAARVAVTRYMQRQGQIWIRIFPDKPITKKPAEVRMGKGKGSPEGFVAPVTPGRIIIECDGVPYETAKEALRLAAQKLPVTTKFVVRRDYVESTNV; this is encoded by the coding sequence ATGTTACAACCAAAAAAAGTTAAATACAGAAGGCAGCAGAAAGGAAAGATGAAGGGGAATGCCCAACGCGGGTATGAACTAGCCTTTGGATCCTTCGGTATCAAATCACTGCAAAGCAAGTGGATTACCGGCCGCCAAATTGAAGCGGCTCGTGTTGCCGTAACACGTTATATGCAACGTCAGGGTCAGATCTGGATTCGTATCTTCCCGGATAAACCTATTACCAAGAAGCCTGCAGAAGTACGTATGGGTAAAGGTAAGGGTTCACCTGAAGGATTTGTGGCTCCTGTTACTCCAGGACGTATTATCATCGAATGCGATGGAGTGCCCTATGAAACAGCTAAGGAAGCATTGCGACTGGCTGCGCAAAAGCTACCTGTTACCACTAAGTTTGTGGTAAGGAGAGACTATGTTGAATCTACAAATGTGTAA
- the rpmC gene encoding 50S ribosomal protein L29 codes for MKTTEIREMSISDIQERIEAEKAELVRLKLNHHISPLDNPIKIRQTRRNIARMLTVLSQKQKNENR; via the coding sequence ATGAAAACTACAGAAATACGCGAAATGAGCATCAGCGACATTCAGGAAAGAATTGAAGCTGAAAAGGCAGAGCTGGTACGTTTGAAACTCAACCATCATATCTCTCCTCTGGATAATCCAATCAAGATTAGACAGACTCGTAGAAATATAGCACGTATGCTGACCGTTCTGAGTCAGAAACAAAAAAACGAAAACAGGTAA
- the rpsQ gene encoding 30S ribosomal protein S17: METKRNVRKERVGVVVSEKMDKTAVVSVVVREKHPIYGKFMKKTKKFYAHDENNECHEGDTVRIMETRPLSKSKRWRLVEIIERAK; this comes from the coding sequence ATGGAAACAAAGAGAAACGTAAGAAAAGAACGTGTTGGCGTAGTCGTGAGCGAGAAGATGGATAAAACCGCTGTCGTAAGTGTGGTTGTTCGTGAAAAACACCCTATCTATGGTAAGTTCATGAAGAAGACCAAGAAATTTTACGCACACGACGAGAATAACGAATGCCATGAAGGGGATACCGTAAGAATTATGGAGACACGTCCCTTGAGCAAATCAAAGCGTTGGAGATTAGTTGAAATCATAGAAAGAGCTAAGTAA
- the rplN gene encoding 50S ribosomal protein L14: MIQQESRLNVADNSGAKEVLCIRVLGGTARRYASVGDRIVVTVKHAVPSSDMKKGTVSKAVVVRTKRAVRRPDGSYIRFDDNACVLLNNAGEIRGTRIFGPVPRELRERYMKIVSLAPEVL; the protein is encoded by the coding sequence ATGATACAGCAAGAATCCAGACTGAATGTTGCCGACAATAGCGGTGCAAAAGAAGTTCTTTGCATACGCGTACTTGGTGGTACCGCCCGCAGATATGCATCTGTTGGTGACCGTATTGTGGTAACAGTAAAACATGCCGTTCCTTCATCAGATATGAAGAAGGGAACAGTAAGTAAGGCAGTTGTGGTACGTACCAAGAGGGCTGTTAGAAGGCCGGATGGATCATATATCCGCTTCGATGACAATGCCTGCGTACTATTGAATAATGCCGGTGAAATTCGCGGTACCCGTATCTTCGGTCCAGTACCACGTGAACTGCGTGAAAGGTACATGAAGATTGTGTCCCTGGCGCCGGAAGTACTATAA
- the rplX gene encoding 50S ribosomal protein L24 translates to MHIKKGDIVIVNSGTSKGQEGRVLEVFPDKERAIVEGVNMVSKHTKPNAQNPQGGIIKKEAPIHISNLNLKDPKTGKATRIGRRVGENGKLVRYSKKSGEEIK, encoded by the coding sequence CTGCACATAAAAAAAGGAGATATAGTGATAGTCAATTCAGGTACCTCCAAAGGCCAGGAAGGCCGCGTTTTGGAAGTGTTTCCTGATAAGGAACGCGCTATCGTGGAAGGCGTCAACATGGTGAGCAAACACACCAAACCGAACGCACAGAATCCACAGGGAGGCATCATTAAGAAAGAAGCCCCCATCCATATCTCAAATCTTAACCTGAAGGATCCGAAGACTGGTAAAGCTACCCGTATCGGACGCAGAGTAGGCGAGAATGGTAAATTGGTTCGTTATTCTAAAAAGTCAGGAGAGGAGATCAAGTAA
- the rplE gene encoding 50S ribosomal protein L5, with protein sequence MSYTPNLKTKYSDEIVPALIKEFGYKSIMQVPRLEKIVINQGVGSAVADKKLIEISVNELTAITGQKAVPCYSKKDISNFKLRKGMPIGAKVTLRSDMMYEFLERLVRVALPRIRDFKGINSKLDGKGNYTLGITEQIIFPEINIDNVNKIMGMNITFVTTGKTDEEAYALLREFGLPFKNLKKN encoded by the coding sequence ATGAGCTACACGCCAAATTTAAAGACCAAGTATTCAGATGAGATAGTGCCTGCTCTTATTAAAGAGTTTGGATACAAAAGCATCATGCAAGTGCCACGTTTGGAAAAAATCGTAATCAACCAAGGTGTTGGTTCGGCCGTGGCTGACAAGAAACTGATCGAGATATCAGTCAATGAGCTTACAGCTATTACAGGACAAAAGGCTGTTCCCTGTTATTCTAAGAAGGATATTTCAAACTTCAAACTTAGGAAGGGAATGCCTATTGGTGCAAAGGTTACTCTCAGGAGTGATATGATGTACGAATTCCTTGAAAGGCTGGTGCGTGTGGCTTTACCTCGTATCCGTGACTTCAAGGGTATTAACAGTAAATTAGACGGAAAGGGTAACTATACCCTGGGTATAACCGAACAGATCATTTTTCCGGAAATAAATATTGACAATGTCAATAAGATTATGGGTATGAATATTACCTTTGTGACCACCGGAAAAACTGATGAGGAAGCCTATGCCCTTCTACGTGAATTCGGTTTGCCGTTTAAAAACCTCAAAAAGAACTAA